Below is a genomic region from Silurus meridionalis isolate SWU-2019-XX chromosome 1, ASM1480568v1, whole genome shotgun sequence.
TCTATAGCCtcatgtgtaaatatatttaaaatatgccCAAATTGTAACAACCAGCAATGTCCATTGTACTGCTACTAAAAATAACCtacttatatttataaaatgtataaacatatagccctttttttgcactgtgagcaagtttttattatattagaattatagggaaatttatattattatttgaaaattaTTGATGATTGTAAATAAACATTAGATCAGAAATAGAAATTATTATCGTAATGTGCACGTTTAGATTATTTGCTTTAGCTTGCTGGTCATCATCTTTACAAAAAGTCaccctgataaataaatattattattattattaatattgactctgtatttatttgttcctTATAACTACACTGTGGGTGAAATCATGAGAATAGTACTTTGTTATGTGCAGCCTTGATTAATGGAATATGGATGGAATATTTTGTTTGCACAACACCCAACACCCCCGACAATCTTGTTAATATATTATGCCatatgtctttatttatatgAGCTATTTCACTGCAACTACATATGCCAGATTAAGCCCtcattttattccaaaaaaCAGTCCACACTGTACCATCTACCTTATATATCCTTAATGCtaaattttgtattgttttttattttctactaTACCTGTAAATTCTACTTAATGTTTCCCGAACAGtcgaaaaaaaaacattttactgcatgATATCCTGTTCCATCATAAGGTGTTTTTAAGCTTTAGTGTGTTGCTCTACATCAAATCTTCAtgctatttatttcattcacaatGACATTGTCcctgtggtgtgtattagaaaGTCAAAAAGACTGGATGATCACTCACTTGATCACTGCACAGGCCCCTTGGCAGCATCAAACATTTTCTTGCGGCCTTCCATTCCAGACATGGCCTCGACATTTTTCCTCCAGTCACTTACCTCTACTGTCTTTTCCTGCagtacaaacatatacacacactcacaaatcaGCTTGCCACATTCACATAGTTTGAGACAAGATGCACAGAAGTCTTCTGATCACTACCCGACCTTCTCTGTGTCCTCTTTCTTGACTGATTTGAGGTTTGCTCTCAGGTCTAATGACACCTTGTGTTTGGAACCCAAGAGAGAGCGCAGGATGGCATCTGCAGACACTCTCACTCTTCTCAGATTGGGCCGCTTAAACTTCCCTCTCAAGTCTAAGACTTTAATGTTTAGATCTTTTATCTGTATAAAGGAAATCAATCAGAGTTTATAGCAAGGATCAAGAGATaggttttgtattatttttcgctaaaaaacatcttttttgCCTCTCTGTTGTTATGCAGCACTTTTGCTTCAATATCATAGCGTTCTTCATCCACAACGTCTATCTTGGCATGGAGCTCTCGACACATTTCCTGTCAGTGGTGTGGAAAAACAATACATACTCATTAGTTTTAAAACGAATCCTCAGGATTTTTTTGTAGCTGATTTATAATCAAGGAGATACTCGATCTTGTATGAATGTAAGTGTGCCCATGTATTACCTGAAGCTCTGTAATAGACATTCCACCTGTCTGTATAGCAGGAGCTTTCTCTTCCAGATACTGctgcttctcctcctccttatcCATCATCTCCTGCTCCAACATCTCTTTTGCTTTAGCGACCATCAGGCTCTGCACCATATACAGGACAGAAACAATACACTAGAAGTCATACTTTTCATACTGAATGAATCTTGGTAAGtgacataatacatatatttttatttttacattaatgaaTCCAACTACTCAGTTGGATTCACAATCATGTTTCTTTATAGTCtagcatgcacgcacgcacatacCTTAAGCATCAGCTTACGCGAGGCTGAAATCTTGGACTTTCTctattaaatagtaaataaaagcaCATTGTAGGATAAATGTAAATCCACAAGCTGGTTCATCAAATTAATTCAGCAAAATTTGCAGGAAAGCTGTAATATGTGTTTAGCATGATTCATTAACACAAGCCAGGTATgtaaaatatgtgaaaaaagcACACGTACATTTTCCCTTCCCTTTAAATGATATTTTCATTGCTGGTTTAGAATCATTTATGCGTAAATGCACCACAAAACAATGCATAAAAATGCACCACAATACAAGATAAACATGTCACTTACCTCTTGcctgcaaaatgaaaaaaaaaaaaagataattaaatagtgattaatatgaataaagttttttttttttttttttttatgttggtcACAAATcaattttgcaaaataaaaactgttacaaacaaaaaaaatcattactaCAGTAACATTCcagattttattaatatattcgtTAAAACTGTAACTGAAGCGCTTTGCCCGTTCTAACTAAGAATAGATTTCATTAAGAtggaaaacaaataagaaatacaACTCACTCGGGCATCTTTACAATCTGGATTCAACCTAGAGGACAAACATAAAAGCTTTTGTTACTAAAG
It encodes:
- the tnni1b gene encoding troponin I type 1b (skeletal, slow), which encodes MPEQERKSKISASRKLMLKSLMVAKAKEMLEQEMMDKEEEKQQYLEEKAPAIQTGGMSITELQEMCRELHAKIDVVDEERYDIEAKVLHNNREIKDLNIKVLDLRGKFKRPNLRRVRVSADAILRSLLGSKHKVSLDLRANLKSVKKEDTEKEKTVEVSDWRKNVEAMSGMEGRKKMFDAAKGPVQ